The proteins below come from a single Deltaproteobacteria bacterium genomic window:
- the msrB gene encoding peptide-methionine (R)-S-oxide reductase MsrB translates to MKKIVLIVLVLSLFLSHCSNSNQNNDTEGTNMSKQNKSVEKATFAGGCFWCMEHPFEKLDGVIEVISGYTGGHEVNPTYEEVSRGSTGHLEAVQITYDPDRITYQDLLDVYWRQIDPTDAGGSFVDRGSQYKSAIFYHDDKQKQLAEISKGKLDQSGRYANSIVTEIRQFSKFYEAEEYHQDYYKKSPLKYKYYRYRSGRDQYLKKTWVDDMDTAKAHFKKPSDKKLKEKLTPLQYKVTQEDGTETAFNNEYWNNKKAGIYVDIVSGEPLFSSLDKYDSKTGWPSFTKPIETDAIAEKADRSFFSVRTEVRSKQADSHLGHVFDDGPEPTGLRYCINSASLRFIPREDLEKEGYGKYRGLFE, encoded by the coding sequence ATGAAAAAAATAGTGCTGATTGTTCTTGTTTTGTCTTTGTTCCTGAGCCACTGCTCGAATAGCAACCAAAATAATGACACAGAGGGTACGAATATGAGTAAGCAAAACAAGAGCGTTGAAAAGGCTACTTTTGCAGGAGGCTGTTTTTGGTGCATGGAACATCCATTTGAAAAACTTGACGGTGTTATTGAAGTGATCTCAGGTTATACAGGCGGTCATGAAGTCAACCCAACCTATGAGGAGGTGTCTCGGGGGTCTACCGGGCATCTTGAAGCCGTTCAGATTACCTATGATCCAGATAGAATAACTTATCAGGATCTGCTTGATGTCTATTGGAGACAAATCGATCCAACCGATGCAGGCGGATCGTTCGTAGACAGAGGTTCTCAATATAAATCCGCTATTTTTTACCATGATGATAAACAAAAGCAGTTAGCAGAAATCTCAAAGGGGAAGCTTGACCAATCAGGCAGATATGCCAATTCTATCGTTACAGAAATTCGGCAATTTTCCAAATTTTATGAGGCGGAAGAATATCATCAAGACTACTACAAAAAAAGTCCGTTGAAGTATAAGTACTACAGATATCGCTCAGGGCGTGACCAATATCTCAAAAAGACATGGGTCGACGACATGGATACCGCCAAAGCTCATTTCAAGAAGCCATCTGACAAAAAACTTAAAGAGAAGTTAACGCCTCTTCAATATAAAGTCACTCAAGAGGATGGCACTGAGACAGCCTTTAATAATGAATACTGGAATAACAAAAAAGCCGGGATCTATGTTGATATCGTATCCGGTGAGCCTCTTTTCAGTTCACTTGACAAATATGATTCCAAGACCGGCTGGCCAAGCTTTACAAAGCCAATTGAAACTGACGCGATTGCAGAAAAAGCAGACCGAAGTTTTTTTTCGGTTAGAACAGAAGTAAGAAGTAAACAGGCGGATTCACATCTCGGCCACGTGTTTGATGATGGCCCAGAACCTACTGGTCTCAGATATTGCATCAACTCTGCTTCTCTTAGGTTTATTCCAAGAGAAGATTTGGAAAAAGAAGGATATGGTAAATACAGGGGACTATTTGAATAG